One Thiocapsa bogorovii DNA segment encodes these proteins:
- a CDS encoding transglutaminase-like domain-containing protein has translation MQIRIGYEMIFECPQPTPMILTLNVHFSRVSDMVRADHIVTRPSVPMTAYRDGFGNWCSRIVAPAGEISISTDALVMDSGRPDPIHMDAMQHAVEDLPGETLVYLLGSRYCETDRLSEIAWKHFSHTPSGWARVQAICDFVHGRIEFGYQHARSTKTALEAYNERKGVCRDYTHLAIAFCRCMNIPARYCTGYLGDIGVPASPDPMDFSAWMEVYLGGHWHTFDPRNKIPRIGRILIAQGRDAADVAISNAFGPNVLKSFQVWTDEV, from the coding sequence ATGCAGATCCGGATCGGATACGAGATGATCTTCGAGTGTCCTCAGCCGACACCCATGATCCTGACGCTGAACGTCCATTTCAGCAGGGTCTCCGATATGGTCCGCGCCGACCACATCGTCACCCGTCCATCGGTGCCCATGACCGCCTACCGCGACGGCTTCGGCAACTGGTGCAGCCGCATTGTGGCGCCCGCGGGCGAGATCAGCATCTCCACCGATGCGCTTGTCATGGACAGCGGCCGTCCGGATCCGATTCACATGGACGCGATGCAGCATGCGGTCGAGGATCTTCCCGGCGAGACCTTGGTCTATCTGCTCGGGAGCCGCTATTGCGAGACCGATCGGCTCTCCGAGATCGCATGGAAGCACTTCTCCCACACCCCCTCCGGTTGGGCGCGGGTCCAGGCGATCTGCGACTTTGTCCATGGCCGTATCGAGTTCGGCTACCAGCATGCGCGCTCGACCAAAACCGCGCTCGAGGCCTACAACGAGCGCAAGGGTGTCTGCCGCGACTACACGCATCTTGCGATCGCCTTCTGTCGCTGCATGAACATCCCCGCGCGCTACTGCACGGGTTATCTCGGGGACATCGGCGTACCGGCCTCGCCCGACCCCATGGACTTCTCGGCCTGGATGGAGGTCTATCTCGGGGGGCACTGGCACACCTTCGATCCGCGCAACAAGATCCCGCGTATCGGTCGCATCCTGATCGCCCAGGGCAGAGACGCGGCCGACGTCGCCATCAGCAACGCCTTCGGCCCGAACGTCTTGAAGAGCTTCCAGGTCTGGACCGACGAGGTATGA
- a CDS encoding WecB/TagA/CpsF family glycosyltransferase, translating to MKRKPGLEIPGPLGRRQRPWRALWLRSLLPPLAVLGVVLSRALDLTLALLLLVILAPLLLLRGALAHAREGRIFDREPLVGRFRAPFERLYFAGSTPGRSLAALLNILRGDLAIAGPRPLTELEAVQLDVEAAVRFTVRPGVFSPYRLKSRTGVAYAPEAQIDSDYAYGQSARGDAGLVVRSLIGEVLGGGEAPTPPILEFFGVPIVNTTMPEAVDWIAARAAAGDPALLAFVNPDCLNIAYVDTEYRRILLDAARVLPDGIGIHIGCRMLGVALQANVNGTDLFPQLCERAARSGLGLFLLGARPGIPEAVAANMQAQFPGLRIDGVQDGYFDPADEDAVIDRINASGAAILLVAFGVPRQEKWLARNDARLTPAVRMGVGGLFDFYSGRIPRAPEWMREIGLEWTWRLMQEPGRMWRRYVIGNPLFLYRVWRQARSGETS from the coding sequence ATGAAGCGCAAACCCGGCCTGGAAATCCCCGGTCCGCTCGGCCGTCGCCAGCGTCCGTGGCGCGCACTCTGGTTGCGGAGTCTCTTGCCGCCGCTCGCGGTCCTCGGGGTCGTCCTCTCGCGGGCCCTCGACCTGACACTCGCGCTGTTGCTCCTGGTGATACTCGCTCCACTGCTGCTGCTGCGCGGCGCGTTGGCTCACGCGCGTGAGGGCCGAATCTTCGATCGCGAGCCCTTGGTCGGGCGTTTTCGCGCACCCTTCGAGCGACTCTACTTCGCCGGCTCGACGCCGGGACGCAGTCTCGCGGCACTGCTGAATATCCTCCGCGGGGACTTGGCCATCGCCGGACCACGCCCTTTGACTGAGCTCGAGGCCGTCCAGCTCGACGTCGAGGCGGCCGTGCGCTTCACGGTCAGACCCGGTGTCTTCTCGCCCTATCGACTCAAGAGCCGCACCGGTGTCGCCTATGCGCCCGAGGCGCAGATCGACAGCGATTATGCGTACGGCCAGAGCGCGCGGGGCGACGCCGGCCTGGTGGTGCGCTCCCTGATCGGGGAGGTCCTCGGCGGAGGCGAGGCGCCCACGCCGCCCATCCTCGAGTTCTTCGGTGTCCCGATCGTCAACACCACCATGCCCGAGGCGGTGGACTGGATCGCGGCCCGTGCCGCTGCCGGGGATCCCGCGTTGCTGGCCTTCGTCAACCCGGATTGCCTCAACATCGCCTATGTCGATACCGAGTACCGCCGGATCCTGCTCGATGCCGCACGGGTCTTGCCCGACGGGATCGGAATCCATATCGGCTGCCGGATGCTCGGGGTCGCCCTACAGGCCAACGTGAACGGCACCGACCTCTTCCCGCAGCTGTGCGAGCGGGCCGCCCGATCGGGACTCGGGCTGTTCCTGCTGGGCGCGCGCCCGGGGATCCCCGAGGCGGTGGCGGCCAACATGCAGGCGCAGTTTCCCGGTTTGCGTATCGACGGGGTTCAAGACGGCTATTTCGACCCGGCCGACGAGGACGCCGTCATCGACAGGATCAACGCCTCGGGCGCCGCGATCCTCCTGGTCGCCTTCGGTGTGCCGCGTCAGGAAAAATGGCTCGCGCGCAACGATGCGCGCCTGACACCGGCGGTGCGCATGGGCGTCGGCGGTCTGTTCGACTTCTACTCGGGCCGAATCCCCAGGGCGCCGGAGTGGATGCGCGAGATCGGCCTCGAATGGACCTGGCGGCTGATGCAGGAACCCGGGCGAATGTGGCGACGCTATGTGATCGGCAACCCCTTGTTCCTATACCGCGTCTGGCGACAGGCGCGAAGCGGGGAGACCTCATGA
- a CDS encoding N-formylglutamate amidohydrolase has protein sequence MSGSPRGFAAARLLDPDESPAFEIVNAEGAGSAVLVCDHASNRVPRRLGTLGLAPEQLADHIGWDPGAAEVARQLAEQLDAPLVSSGYSRLVIDCNRPLGNAASIAERSAGVPVPGNRGLTAQARAARVGTLFRPYHEAIDRLLDARANRPSLLLSIHSFTPVLAGEKRPWSVGVSHWRDRRFAVLLSKALASHVNGIVGDNQPYPIEAAVDYTVPIHGEGRGLHAVMIEIRNDGLRTKAQIDAWAERLAAAYREIEGPAISLGRSRADI, from the coding sequence ATGAGCGGGTCGCCCCGGGGGTTCGCGGCCGCGCGGTTGTTGGACCCGGACGAGTCACCGGCCTTCGAGATCGTCAATGCGGAGGGCGCCGGCAGCGCCGTCCTGGTCTGCGACCATGCCTCGAATCGGGTACCCCGTCGTCTGGGCACGCTCGGTTTGGCGCCCGAGCAGTTGGCCGATCATATCGGCTGGGATCCGGGTGCGGCCGAGGTCGCACGGCAACTTGCGGAACAGCTCGACGCCCCTTTGGTGTCGAGCGGCTACTCCCGCCTGGTGATCGACTGTAACCGGCCGCTCGGCAACGCGGCATCGATCGCGGAGCGGAGTGCCGGCGTACCCGTCCCAGGCAATCGGGGGCTGACCGCGCAGGCGCGGGCGGCCCGCGTCGGAACACTCTTCCGACCTTACCACGAGGCCATCGATCGGCTCCTCGACGCCCGCGCGAATCGGCCGAGCCTCTTGCTCAGTATCCACAGCTTCACGCCGGTCCTAGCCGGCGAGAAACGGCCCTGGAGCGTCGGTGTCTCGCACTGGCGCGACCGTCGCTTCGCGGTCCTCCTGTCAAAGGCGCTCGCCAGCCACGTGAACGGCATCGTCGGAGACAACCAGCCTTACCCGATCGAGGCGGCCGTTGACTACACCGTCCCCATCCACGGGGAGGGTCGCGGACTACACGCCGTCATGATCGAAATCCGCAACGACGGGCTTCGCACGAAGGCGCAAATCGACGCCTGGGCCGAACGTCTGGCGGCGGCCTATCGCGAGATCGAAGGCCCGGCAATCAGCCTCGGCAGGTCGAGGGCAGATATCTGA
- a CDS encoding pilin, with translation MQAIGKQAGFTLIEVMIVVAILGILAALAVPQYQTFTTRARISEGLVLLGPVKLAVAEYYASHGRLPDVPGNNWLALLRELGLNVSAVSGAASGSFVSRIWWNNGEKEIRIRYGFDPIDDMIIALRADFTPSGQAIWTCYAPRRDGVPVRYLPSTCRG, from the coding sequence ATGCAGGCCATCGGGAAGCAAGCCGGGTTTACGCTGATCGAGGTCATGATCGTCGTCGCCATCCTTGGCATCCTTGCGGCGCTCGCTGTTCCTCAGTACCAAACCTTCACCACGCGGGCGAGGATCAGCGAGGGTCTGGTCCTGCTTGGCCCGGTCAAACTCGCTGTGGCCGAATACTATGCCTCGCATGGCCGTCTGCCGGACGTGCCGGGGAATAACTGGCTCGCGCTGCTGCGCGAACTGGGATTGAACGTCAGTGCGGTCTCGGGCGCGGCATCCGGCAGCTTTGTCAGTCGTATCTGGTGGAACAATGGGGAGAAAGAGATCCGTATTCGGTACGGATTCGATCCCATCGACGACATGATCATCGCGTTACGAGCCGATTTCACTCCCTCCGGCCAGGCGATTTGGACCTGCTACGCGCCCCGAAGGGACGGCGTACCCGTCAGATATCTGCCCTCGACCTGCCGAGGCTGA
- the draG gene encoding ADP-ribosyl-[dinitrogen reductase] hydrolase, with amino-acid sequence MLVSDLSTELAWHGSKIDNVYDRAAGAYLGLAVGDALGATVEFMTPREIREVHGEHRNLIGGGWLRLRKGRVTDDTEMSLALGNSILGAGCVDARAIAEAFSDWMRAKPVDIGHTVRRGICQYRLNGTLEVPENEHDAGNGACMRCLPIALYTLGAAEEAVAEANRIQSHVTHHSRLGDAGTLTVIRMVQFALLGRPKSDLRLLAEDLVAAEPQYRFDRRRMENPGGYLVETLRAVFQALFATDSFETALVDVVNRGGDADTTGAILGMIAGALYGPETIPRRWLGALEKGTANACVEQASALLMGATRFDGACSAQDASQDASR; translated from the coding sequence ATGCTTGTTTCGGACCTGAGCACTGAGCTGGCTTGGCACGGATCCAAGATCGATAACGTCTATGACCGAGCGGCCGGAGCCTATCTGGGGCTCGCCGTCGGGGACGCGCTCGGCGCGACCGTCGAGTTCATGACCCCTCGAGAGATTCGCGAGGTCCACGGCGAGCACCGCAATTTGATTGGCGGCGGCTGGCTGCGGCTGCGCAAAGGGCGGGTGACCGACGACACCGAGATGAGTCTCGCCCTCGGCAACAGCATCCTCGGGGCCGGCTGTGTCGATGCGCGGGCGATCGCCGAGGCATTCAGCGATTGGATGCGGGCCAAACCGGTCGACATCGGGCATACCGTGCGGCGCGGGATCTGCCAATATCGCTTGAACGGCACCCTCGAGGTTCCCGAGAACGAGCATGACGCCGGCAACGGTGCTTGCATGCGCTGCCTGCCGATTGCGCTTTACACGCTCGGAGCTGCCGAGGAGGCGGTCGCCGAAGCCAACCGTATTCAATCCCATGTCACCCATCATAGCCGCTTGGGCGACGCGGGGACCTTGACCGTCATTCGCATGGTCCAGTTTGCTTTGCTGGGTCGGCCCAAAAGCGATCTGCGCCTACTTGCGGAAGACTTGGTGGCGGCCGAGCCGCAATATCGCTTCGATCGCCGCCGCATGGAGAATCCGGGGGGCTATCTGGTCGAGACACTGCGGGCTGTATTCCAAGCACTGTTCGCGACCGACAGCTTCGAGACGGCGCTGGTGGATGTCGTGAACCGCGGCGGAGACGCGGACACCACAGGCGCGATTCTCGGGATGATTGCCGGGGCGCTTTACGGTCCGGAGACGATTCCGCGGCGTTGGCTCGGAGCCCTCGAGAAGGGCACGGCCAACGCCTGCGTAGAGCAGGCTTCGGCGCTCCTGATGGGGGCAACCCGGTTCGACGGAGCCTGCTCCGCTCAGGATGCATCTCAGGATGCATCGAGATGA
- a CDS encoding serine O-acetyltransferase gives MFENIREDWHTYERDWARQGLWVMLVYRFGRWRYGIENRVLRWPFSLLYKLLKVLSQIMTGIDLPCEVRLGRRFLIEHFGGIIISGDTVFGDDCVVRNGVTVGLRHRGVRGAPVIGDRVDIGAGAKVLGPIRIGNDVAIGANAVVIQDVPGGCLAVGVPARIIPRGDATSIHAPTGAKHSPGTDSRADVGAPAS, from the coding sequence ATGTTCGAGAACATCCGTGAAGACTGGCACACCTACGAACGCGACTGGGCACGCCAAGGGCTCTGGGTCATGCTGGTCTATCGCTTCGGGCGCTGGCGCTACGGGATCGAGAACCGCGTTTTGCGCTGGCCGTTTTCTTTGCTCTACAAGCTCCTCAAGGTGCTCTCTCAGATCATGACGGGGATCGATCTGCCCTGCGAGGTGCGGCTCGGCCGCCGCTTCCTGATCGAGCATTTCGGCGGCATCATCATCAGCGGCGATACGGTCTTCGGCGACGACTGCGTGGTGCGCAACGGGGTTACGGTCGGCCTGCGTCATCGCGGGGTCCGCGGAGCACCCGTGATCGGCGATCGAGTCGATATCGGAGCCGGGGCCAAGGTACTCGGGCCGATCCGCATCGGCAACGACGTCGCGATCGGCGCCAACGCCGTGGTGATTCAGGACGTCCCCGGCGGCTGTCTCGCGGTCGGGGTTCCGGCCAGGATCATCCCCCGAGGCGACGCAACATCGATCCACGCCCCGACCGGTGCGAAGCACTCGCCCGGGACGGACTCCCGCGCCGATGTCGGAGCACCTGCCTCATGA
- a CDS encoding ATP-binding protein, giving the protein MNNRHQDGGASGAGGAMVSDRSDGSETVKADARVFDSRLEAAHEAASYIRAFCDGLGLDEVELSQIELCVYEAFVNAVEHAYQAQPGHEVRVMAEADAGSLRLRVCQRGVLPDAALVASTPAGFDDLPSGLDALDCEPRGRGIRIIKSIMSECEVESDGEFACLLMSKRLPGSTP; this is encoded by the coding sequence ATGAACAACCGGCATCAGGATGGCGGGGCTTCGGGGGCAGGCGGGGCGATGGTCTCGGATCGGTCCGACGGTAGCGAAACGGTGAAGGCCGATGCCCGAGTCTTCGACAGTCGCCTCGAGGCGGCCCATGAGGCGGCGTCCTATATACGGGCGTTCTGCGACGGACTGGGTTTGGACGAGGTCGAGCTCTCGCAGATCGAGCTTTGTGTGTACGAGGCATTCGTCAATGCCGTAGAGCACGCTTATCAGGCTCAACCTGGACATGAGGTTCGAGTGATGGCCGAAGCCGACGCAGGGTCTTTGCGACTGCGTGTCTGTCAGCGCGGCGTGTTGCCGGATGCGGCTCTGGTGGCGTCGACGCCGGCCGGTTTCGACGACCTGCCGAGCGGGCTTGATGCGCTCGATTGCGAGCCGCGTGGCCGCGGTATCCGGATCATCAAGTCGATCATGTCCGAGTGCGAGGTGGAGTCCGACGGGGAGTTCGCCTGTTTGCTGATGTCCAAGAGGCTCCCCGGATCCACGCCGTAG
- a CDS encoding sugar phosphate nucleotidyltransferase gives MDQAILFADRLGSELMPLTERTSVALLPVAGKPMIEHALESLAKAGIRRILVVVSPFADEVQRVIGDGTRWGLRLTYTLTRGEEDPTAVVDRLGKRLDGPLVGLRGDLIHGFDVAAWISAAETTPGDCVWADADGLSAACGIHRAGASDLTPLAWPLTGREDSAAQSAWIPIAAEQVCTVQSLADYHRVNLDAITKRLPGLILPGRQAALGLTLGRGSRVSPRSLKQGVCLVGARCRIAPDAELTGEVVISDDVIVDRRATINSSVILPHTYVGELVEITNAIVSGNTMIRVDSGAVLKVTDACLLADLEQATLRSGIADPIHRLLGVLAFGLSLPLWPIAALAALPNRKQGWFDTITLRGNKREVDAFGQATRRDFRVREWRTPVPILRALPRLLAVVSGDLRLVGVTPLSPEAADGLRDDWELTREQAPAGLVGPTQLDVPADAPFEEKLMSDVFYARQRRIGRDLVYLLSGLLAILRPTSWLPAPQASVSITDASKTKQPGRPG, from the coding sequence ATGGACCAGGCCATCCTCTTCGCCGACCGTCTCGGCTCCGAGCTCATGCCGCTGACCGAGCGCACGAGCGTCGCCCTCTTGCCGGTGGCCGGCAAGCCGATGATCGAGCACGCGTTGGAATCGCTCGCCAAGGCGGGCATCCGACGGATTTTGGTCGTGGTCTCGCCCTTTGCCGACGAGGTCCAGCGGGTGATCGGCGACGGCACGCGCTGGGGGCTGCGCCTGACCTACACCCTGACCCGAGGCGAAGAGGACCCCACCGCCGTGGTCGATCGACTCGGCAAGCGCCTGGACGGGCCCCTCGTCGGGCTGCGCGGCGACCTGATCCACGGCTTTGATGTTGCCGCCTGGATCTCGGCAGCCGAGACGACTCCGGGCGATTGCGTCTGGGCCGATGCCGACGGCCTCTCCGCGGCCTGCGGGATCCATCGCGCCGGCGCCAGCGACCTGACCCCGTTGGCGTGGCCGCTGACCGGTCGAGAGGACTCGGCTGCGCAGAGCGCCTGGATTCCGATCGCGGCCGAGCAAGTGTGCACCGTGCAGAGTCTCGCCGACTATCATCGCGTCAACCTGGACGCCATCACGAAGCGCCTGCCCGGCCTCATCCTTCCCGGTCGACAGGCCGCCTTGGGGTTGACCCTGGGGCGCGGATCGCGCGTCTCGCCGCGCTCACTGAAACAGGGTGTCTGTCTGGTCGGTGCCCGGTGTCGGATCGCACCCGATGCCGAACTGACGGGCGAGGTCGTGATCAGCGACGACGTCATCGTGGACCGGCGCGCGACGATCAATTCGAGCGTGATCCTGCCACACACCTATGTCGGAGAGCTGGTGGAGATCACCAACGCGATCGTCAGCGGCAACACCATGATTCGAGTAGACTCGGGTGCCGTCCTGAAGGTCACAGACGCCTGTCTTTTGGCCGATCTGGAGCAGGCGACCCTGCGCAGCGGCATCGCCGATCCGATCCATCGTTTGCTCGGCGTCCTGGCCTTTGGTCTGTCACTCCCGCTGTGGCCGATCGCCGCACTGGCCGCACTCCCGAATCGCAAACAGGGCTGGTTCGATACGATCACCCTGCGCGGCAACAAACGCGAGGTCGACGCGTTCGGGCAGGCCACACGCCGGGACTTCCGCGTCCGGGAGTGGCGCACGCCTGTGCCGATCCTGCGCGCGCTCCCGCGTCTGCTGGCCGTGGTCTCGGGCGATCTCCGGCTGGTCGGGGTCACACCCTTGTCGCCCGAGGCGGCAGACGGGCTTCGGGATGATTGGGAGCTGACCCGCGAGCAGGCCCCCGCCGGACTCGTGGGTCCGACACAGCTCGACGTCCCCGCGGATGCGCCGTTCGAGGAAAAGCTCATGAGCGATGTCTTTTACGCCCGACAGAGGCGCATCGGACGGGATCTTGTCTATCTCCTCAGTGGACTGCTCGCCATTCTGCGGCCGACGAGCTGGCTCCCGGCGCCACAGGCCTCGGTCTCGATCACTGACGCTTCAAAGACAAAACAGCCCGGGAGACCCGGTTGA
- a CDS encoding carboxymuconolactone decarboxylase family protein, with the protein MIPFQLHDMETAPQPSRAIMADMQRHGGELPNLLRTLAEAPVALEAYRQLATLLSRSSLTPIEQQVVYVTAAHTNQCHYCTTPNPLLGGDIQADQLAAAIRHGQRLADVRLQALRRFTAAMTEHRGWVPEADVESFLRAGFTRENLLEVITGIALVTLSSYANHVSATPVDDLAA; encoded by the coding sequence ATGATCCCGTTTCAATTGCACGACATGGAGACTGCCCCGCAGCCCTCGCGCGCCATCATGGCAGATATGCAGCGCCACGGCGGTGAGCTACCCAACCTCTTGCGTACCCTCGCGGAGGCTCCGGTTGCGCTCGAGGCCTATCGGCAGCTCGCGACACTGCTGAGCCGCTCCAGCCTGACTCCGATCGAGCAGCAGGTCGTCTATGTCACCGCAGCTCACACCAACCAGTGTCATTACTGCACCACCCCGAATCCGCTGCTCGGGGGCGACATTCAAGCCGATCAGCTTGCCGCAGCGATACGTCACGGTCAGCGGCTCGCCGACGTGCGTCTCCAGGCACTACGCCGGTTCACCGCCGCCATGACCGAGCACCGCGGGTGGGTGCCGGAAGCGGATGTCGAGTCTTTCCTACGCGCCGGTTTTACCCGCGAGAACCTGCTCGAGGTCATCACCGGGATCGCGTTGGTCACCTTGAGCAGCTACGCAAACCACGTCAGCGCCACGCCCGTCGATGACCTCGCGGCCTAG
- a CDS encoding 2Fe-2S iron-sulfur cluster-binding protein: MPLVTFSSPDYKDKTVYAVAGSHTETILKLAKEYKVPLHHDCQDGECGNCLVRVTSVDRKGRMSGFLTDKERGVLVELGKLTKDDIDRIAVDDMPSEWRLACQMIVRDEDILVEY, encoded by the coding sequence ATGCCACTCGTGACCTTTTCAAGCCCCGATTACAAAGACAAGACGGTCTATGCCGTGGCGGGAAGCCACACCGAGACCATTCTCAAGCTCGCCAAGGAGTACAAGGTGCCCCTGCACCACGACTGCCAGGACGGCGAGTGCGGCAACTGTCTGGTGCGCGTCACCAGTGTGGACCGCAAGGGCCGCATGAGCGGCTTTCTGACCGACAAGGAGCGCGGCGTGCTGGTCGAGCTGGGCAAGCTGACCAAGGACGACATCGATCGGATTGCCGTCGACGACATGCCGAGCGAGTGGCGTCTGGCGTGCCAGATGATCGTCCGCGACGAAGACATCCTCGTGGAGTACTGA
- a CDS encoding sugar transferase → MTEERPSRTSMEELLMRRYSRAGQPAWLIRLRIGAKRLAWVAVVRSAYLLKRTLDILLAGPLFILLLPIFGLLALAIRLESPGPALFKQTRVGRWGQIFTMYKFRSMYMDAEARKAELLVENEMSGGVTFKMQHDPRITRIGRFIRKASIDELPQLWNVIKGDMSLVGPRPPVPAEVDEYSLSDRRRLEVTPGITCIWQVSGRSDIPFPQQVELDVRYIESQSLLTDLKLLWQTVPAVLFGRGAY, encoded by the coding sequence ATGACCGAGGAACGACCGAGCCGGACCTCGATGGAAGAGCTGCTGATGCGTCGCTACAGCCGCGCCGGCCAGCCCGCGTGGTTGATCCGATTGCGCATCGGCGCCAAGCGGCTCGCCTGGGTGGCGGTTGTACGCTCGGCCTATCTACTCAAGCGCACCCTGGACATCCTGCTCGCCGGCCCCTTGTTCATCCTACTCCTGCCGATCTTCGGACTGCTGGCGCTGGCGATCCGGCTCGAATCACCCGGTCCCGCACTCTTCAAGCAAACGCGCGTCGGACGCTGGGGCCAGATCTTCACCATGTACAAGTTCCGCTCCATGTACATGGACGCCGAGGCGCGCAAGGCCGAGCTGCTCGTCGAGAACGAGATGTCCGGCGGAGTCACCTTCAAGATGCAGCACGACCCGCGCATCACGCGCATCGGCCGGTTCATTCGCAAGGCGTCGATCGACGAGCTGCCGCAGTTGTGGAACGTCATCAAGGGGGATATGTCGCTCGTCGGTCCGCGCCCGCCGGTCCCGGCGGAGGTCGACGAATACTCGCTCTCCGACCGGAGGCGCCTGGAGGTCACGCCCGGCATCACCTGTATTTGGCAGGTCTCGGGACGATCCGATATCCCCTTCCCCCAACAGGTCGAGCTGGATGTCCGCTACATCGAGTCCCAATCGCTGCTGACCGACCTCAAGCTCCTCTGGCAGACCGTGCCTGCCGTGTTGTTCGGGCGGGGCGCCTATTGA
- a CDS encoding glycosyltransferase family 2 protein — protein sequence MPISNTATPDVSVVIVSFNTRDLLVECIETLIAEAGPVSYEIIVVDNASRDGSADRVAERFPQATLIRSTTNLGFAAANNLGFKSAHGRYLVLLNSDAFLTPGALERAVRYMDADPGIGLGGARLIGRDGEWQPSARMFPSLLNELLTLSGLAARFPRSRFFGRFDRTWADPMEPADIDWVPGAFSIVRRDLLARIGDFDEAFFLYYEEVDLCRRIRAAGLRIRYWPDVVVVHIGGESSRTHGELDMSAAGKGAQLTLWRIRSGLLYYRKHHGWLGAWAVRQLEASWHRVRAWRNRGGDAQRGGKRTESLAIVALLDRAWRETAGGRLSPPRPW from the coding sequence ATGCCGATATCCAATACAGCCACCCCCGACGTCTCGGTCGTCATCGTTTCTTTCAATACCCGCGATCTGCTCGTCGAATGCATCGAGACACTGATCGCCGAGGCCGGCCCGGTCAGCTACGAGATCATCGTGGTCGACAACGCCTCACGTGACGGTTCGGCGGATCGGGTGGCCGAGCGTTTCCCGCAGGCAACCCTGATCCGAAGCACGACCAATCTCGGCTTTGCGGCAGCCAACAACCTGGGGTTCAAATCCGCGCACGGGCGCTATCTGGTCCTGCTGAACTCGGACGCCTTCCTCACGCCGGGCGCCCTTGAGCGAGCGGTGCGTTACATGGATGCGGATCCCGGAATCGGTCTGGGCGGGGCACGGCTGATCGGGCGAGACGGCGAATGGCAGCCGTCGGCCCGGATGTTTCCCTCGCTCCTCAACGAGCTACTCACACTGTCCGGGTTGGCTGCACGATTCCCGCGCAGTCGCTTCTTCGGGCGATTCGACCGCACCTGGGCGGACCCGATGGAACCGGCGGACATCGACTGGGTTCCGGGCGCCTTCTCGATCGTGCGCCGCGACCTGCTGGCCCGCATCGGCGATTTCGACGAGGCGTTCTTTCTCTACTACGAGGAGGTCGATCTGTGCCGACGGATCCGCGCGGCGGGCCTGCGGATCCGCTATTGGCCGGACGTGGTGGTCGTGCACATCGGCGGCGAGTCATCGCGCACCCATGGCGAACTGGACATGAGCGCGGCGGGCAAGGGCGCGCAGCTCACGCTGTGGCGGATCCGCAGCGGCTTGCTCTACTATCGCAAGCACCACGGTTGGCTCGGGGCTTGGGCGGTGCGTCAACTGGAGGCGAGCTGGCATCGGGTACGCGCCTGGCGCAACCGCGGCGGCGACGCGCAGCGCGGCGGCAAGCGCACCGAGTCGCTGGCGATCGTCGCCCTGCTCGATCGGGCCTGGCGGGAGACGGCAGGCGGGCGGCTCTCGCCGCCGAGGCCCTGGTAA
- a CDS encoding nitrogen fixation protein NifQ: MSALALDSEQDAARIYARLMVRAVGAGNDQAFASMISTRAAGGGAMPPWLGLDPAAFHCLMRHHFPGAASPDFLDAIEGEASSPEARGDEREELVRLMLMHRAGDSPSEVWMAHVVAAGCLASDHLWQDLGLWNRADLTALMRRNFPSLAGRNVNDMKWKRFLYKQLCEAEGIYTCRAPSCEVCTDYHACFGPEH; the protein is encoded by the coding sequence ATGTCGGCCCTCGCCCTGGACTCGGAACAGGATGCCGCCCGCATCTATGCCCGCCTCATGGTGAGGGCGGTCGGGGCCGGCAACGATCAAGCCTTTGCGAGTATGATCTCGACCCGTGCCGCGGGCGGCGGCGCCATGCCGCCCTGGCTCGGGCTCGATCCGGCCGCATTTCATTGTTTGATGCGGCACCATTTTCCCGGAGCAGCCTCGCCCGACTTTCTCGATGCGATCGAGGGTGAGGCATCCTCACCCGAGGCGCGTGGTGACGAGCGCGAGGAGTTGGTTCGGTTGATGCTGATGCATAGGGCCGGCGATTCCCCCTCCGAGGTCTGGATGGCCCATGTGGTGGCCGCCGGCTGTTTGGCGAGCGACCATCTCTGGCAGGATCTCGGGCTTTGGAACCGAGCCGATCTGACCGCTTTGATGCGCAGGAATTTCCCGTCCTTGGCCGGCCGCAACGTCAACGACATGAAATGGAAGCGGTTCCTCTACAAACAGCTCTGCGAGGCGGAAGGGATCTACACCTGTCGAGCGCCGTCGTGCGAGGTATGCACCGACTATCATGCTTGTTTCGGACCTGAGCACTGA